Proteins found in one Siniperca chuatsi isolate FFG_IHB_CAS linkage group LG22, ASM2008510v1, whole genome shotgun sequence genomic segment:
- the LOC122870728 gene encoding zona pellucida sperm-binding protein 3-like: MPLISVYLTVSLYLLSKIVTIWCYTYQTKPLFLSFSDLATLEANSLDQLNEPNSRFGDPAGDHKVKAFVVKCHEDSIEVVMKAYLFDPRLPVEPKHLRLGPVSAVQHHCTAKVSGNGEYVIIAPLTDCGSNVMFTQSAVLYNNLLLYSPPPTSPGEPAAIPVQCEYERRYAVSSSALKPTWSTLTSIQSTHLDLDFHLRLMTNDWSSERKSSVYFLGETVNIEASVDHLHLPLRLYVESCVATLTPDVNSYPRYPFIDHQGCFTDSQLHGSSSRFLPRVQDQLLQIQLEPFLFRQDHRHTIYITCYLEAEPISNKDPVKKACSFMSGRWKSVEGDDRVCESCSRVKGTNHSSGSAKSNHKRALRSKTKHRQTELHRITSLGPVIFLP; encoded by the exons ATGCCTCTTATTTCTGTGTACTTGACAGTTTCTCTATATCTTCTGTCTAAAATAGTGACAATTTGGTGCTACACTTATCAAACCAaacctctttttctgtctttctccgACTTGGCCACCCTTGAAGCGAACTCTTTGGATCAGTTAAACGAGCCAAACTCTCGCTTTGGGGATCCTGCTGGAGATCACAAGGTCAAGGCCTTTGTGGTGAAATGTCATGAGGACAGCATTGAGGTTGTGATGAAAGCGTATCTGTTTGACCCTCGCCTGCCTGTGGAGCCCAAGCACTTGAGGCTTGGACCTGTCAGTGCCGTGCAACATCACTGCACAGCCAAAGTGTCTGGAAATGGGGAGTACGTCATCATAGCGCCTCTGACTGACTGTGGGAGTAATGTGATG TTCACCCAGAGTGCTGTGCTGTACAACAACCTACTGCTGTACTCTCCTCCTCCAACATCACCTGGAGAGCCAGCTGCTATTCCTGTCCAGTGTGAATATGAAAg GAGGTACGCAGTGAGCAGCAGCGCCCTGAAGCCAACCTGGAGTACCCTGACCTCCATCCAGTCAACGCATCTCGACCTGGACTTTCACCTCAGGCTCATGACGA ATGACTGGAGCAGTGAGAGAAAGTCATCTGTTTACTTCCTGGGTGAAACGGTCAACATCGAGGCCTCTGTAGATCaccttcatcttcctcttcgTCTGTATGTAGAAAGCTGTGTGGCTACTCTGACCCCAGATGTGAATTCTTACCCCAGATACCCCTTCATAGACCACCAAGG ATGTTTTACAGACTCCCAGCTGCACGGCTCCAGTTCCCGTTTCCTGCCCAGAGTCCAGGACCAACTCCTCCAGATTCAACTCGAACCTTTCCTCTTCCGCCAGGaccacagacacact ATATATATAACATGTTACCTGGAAGCAGAGCCCATTTCAAACAAGGACCCAGTGAAAAAGGCTTGTTCTTTCATGAGTGGGAG GTGGAAGTCAGTGGAAGGTGATGACCGTGTCTGTGAGAGCTGCAGCAGGGTCAAAGGGACAAATCACAGCAGCGGCAGTGCCAAGTCAAACCACAAGAGGGCACTGAGGagcaaaacaaagcacagacaAACTG AGCTGCACAGGATAACCAGTTTGGGTCCAGTGATATTTCTCCCCTGA
- the cnpy4 gene encoding protein canopy 4 has product MNLFILVLFCVCGCVTAQEDERLPNKCEVCKFLTVELQDALEKTGRSKEVLEVGEVLDTGKRRRKIKYNTSETRLTEAVDNICERILQYNVHAERPGSLRYAKGASQTMTTLKNLVHKGVKVDLGLPYELWDEPSVEVSDMKKQCETMLEQYEEVVEDWYFHHQDQRLENFLCANHVLKTSEQECIKEVWKGDMGTKGGAKEAENDSTEEEGANEEDGKTHDAGEL; this is encoded by the exons ATGAATCTTTTTAtactggttttattttgtgtctgcGGTTGTGTTACAGCACAGGAGGACGAGAGACTGCCGAATAAATGCGAAG TGTGTAAGTTTCTGACAGTAGAGCTGCAGGATGCTCTGGAGAAAACTGGTCGCTCCAAAGAAGTCCTGGAGGTTGGAGAAGTGCTGGACACAGgcaagagaaggagaaaaataaaatacaacacctC GGAAACGCGGCTGACTGAGGCTGTAGACAACATATGTGAACGCATCTTGCAGTATAATGTTCATGCAGAGAGGCCTGGCAGCCTCCGATACGCCAAG GGTGCCAGTCAGACCATGACGACTCTGAAGAACCTGGTCCACAAAGGGGTTAAAGTGGATTTGGGTCTGCCGTATGAGCTGTGGGACGAACCCTCTGTAGAGGTGTCGGACATGAAAAAACAG TGTGAGACGATGCTGGAGCAGTATGAGGAAGTTGTGGAGGACTGGTACTTCCATCATCAGGACCAGAGGCTGGAGAACTTCCTCTGTGCGAACCACGTCCTCAAGACATCAGAGCAAG AATGTATAAAGGAGGTGTGGAAAGGAGACATGGGGACCAAAGGAGGGGCCAAGGAGGCAGAAAACGACAGCACAGAAGAGGAGGGAGCGAATGAGGAGGATGGAAAGACGCACGACGCTGGGGAGCTTtga